The sequence GCAGGAATCGCCAACAGGCCCAGGGCCCAGGCCAGGGCGATGGCGAGCCCCGCGCGCGTGACCGGCAACGCCTGGTCCCAGCCCTCGGGCACGTAAGTCATCTGCAGCGCGTGCCGCCCGGCGGGAATCACGACTCCGCGCACCAGATAGTCCACGCGCGCGATCGCCGTCCTCTCGCCATCGAGCGTCGCGGTCCAGCCGGGAAACCAGGCGTCGGCGATCACCAGGAATGCCGGCGCCGGAGCGTTGATCGCGAGGCGCAATCGGTCCGGC is a genomic window of Candidatus Sulfotelmatobacter sp. containing:
- a CDS encoding YfhO family protein; this encodes PDRLRLAINAPAPAFLVIADAWFPGWTATLDGERTAIARVDYLVRGVVIPAGRHALQMTYVPEGWDQALPVTRAGLAIALAWALGLLAIPAALRARREEQRL